A stretch of Desulfobacter hydrogenophilus DNA encodes these proteins:
- a CDS encoding NAD(+)--dinitrogen-reductase ADP-D-ribosyltransferase, producing the protein MADYHYQYSLCSVPAWVIGSREFNVNPTSLSVHGVRATHAHFFKKLDNLSSWEERARIFQDYMEVAFHLHQWREKGDVGELLSIKHSYLRFLRGWLFNADSVEGAVLKGWVQSRMGLPPTYHGGRISGKESDEYLSYMKDRMKGSGRTNAIFNQLDLLYEFVQYEMERRDPNTCHITLFRGVHGFYDHELIEWDSKTGKGVVRLNNLNSFTHDFERAWEFGTFVIEARVPVAKIFFDGAFLHAGILKGEEEVLVIGGLYDISRRII; encoded by the coding sequence ATGGCAGATTATCATTATCAATACAGCTTGTGCAGCGTGCCGGCGTGGGTCATTGGCTCCCGCGAATTCAACGTCAATCCTACCTCCTTAAGTGTTCATGGTGTACGAGCAACCCATGCCCATTTTTTCAAAAAGTTGGATAATCTTTCCAGCTGGGAAGAAAGAGCCAGAATATTTCAAGATTATATGGAGGTTGCGTTTCATCTTCATCAATGGCGAGAAAAAGGTGATGTTGGTGAGCTGCTCAGTATAAAACACAGTTATTTAAGATTTCTTCGGGGCTGGCTTTTTAATGCCGATTCTGTTGAAGGGGCGGTCTTGAAGGGATGGGTGCAAAGCAGGATGGGGCTGCCCCCAACCTATCATGGCGGCCGGATTAGCGGAAAAGAGAGCGACGAGTATTTATCATACATGAAGGATCGTATGAAAGGTTCAGGGCGGACCAACGCTATTTTCAACCAGCTGGATCTTCTCTATGAATTTGTTCAGTACGAGATGGAACGTCGCGATCCGAACACCTGTCACATTACCCTTTTCAGAGGTGTTCATGGGTTTTACGATCATGAATTAATTGAATGGGACAGCAAGACGGGTAAAGGGGTGGTCCGGCTCAATAATCTAAATTCCTTTACCCATGATTTTGAGCGGGCCTGGGAATTTGGAACATTCGTTATTGAAGCCAGGGTGCCTGTTGCAAAAATTTTTTTTGATGGCGCTTTTCTCCATGCCGGGATACTCAAGGGGGAAGAAGAAGTGTTGGTCATTGGCGGTTTGTACGATATTTCCAGACGAATCATATAA
- a CDS encoding cytochrome c biogenesis CcdA family protein codes for MLTQTITFPAAFAAGLLSFLSPCVLPLIPAYFSFITGLSLDELTADDKDVRKKVILSTLAYVGGFSFIFILFGASASFLGGLASRYSWVVRYVGGGIILLFGLHLLGIINIKSFQFERKFHFKETPFHLFGTFLIGMAFGAGWSPCIGPMLGSILIVAGSQDTILKGVLLLATYSAGMALPFIVISIFINSMISFMKKATRVMGVINKCAGGLLIVIGLLLIFDKFRLLAAF; via the coding sequence ATGCTGACCCAGACTATTACATTTCCTGCAGCGTTTGCGGCAGGCCTTCTGTCCTTTCTGTCCCCTTGTGTGCTGCCGTTGATCCCGGCTTATTTCAGTTTTATCACAGGACTCTCTTTAGATGAACTGACAGCTGACGACAAAGACGTGCGCAAAAAAGTAATTTTGTCCACCCTGGCCTATGTAGGCGGATTCTCCTTTATTTTCATCCTGTTCGGAGCATCCGCCTCCTTTCTCGGCGGACTTGCCTCCCGGTATTCCTGGGTTGTGCGTTATGTGGGCGGCGGCATTATCCTTCTTTTCGGGCTGCATCTGCTCGGTATTATCAATATTAAAAGTTTTCAGTTTGAACGTAAATTTCATTTCAAGGAGACACCCTTTCATCTGTTTGGTACATTTTTGATCGGCATGGCCTTTGGCGCCGGATGGAGTCCGTGCATCGGCCCCATGCTGGGCAGCATTCTCATTGTGGCAGGCAGCCAGGACACCATCCTCAAAGGCGTGCTGCTGCTGGCCACCTATTCTGCGGGCATGGCCCTGCCTTTTATTGTGATATCCATTTTCATTAACTCCATGATCAGTTTCATGAAAAAGGCCACCCGGGTCATGGGCGTTATCAATAAATGTGCAGGCGGGCTTCTCATTGTCATTGGTTTGCTGTTGATCTTTGACAAATTCCGGCTTCTGGCAGCCTTTTAA
- a CDS encoding endonuclease/exonuclease/phosphatase family protein, with the protein MTKIFPIPFSEKVKNKTDEPVTVMTFNLRFGLAKDGGPHAWEHRKPLVSKILETYPNDFIGFQEVNHFQAEFLIRSLRHHDHIGWYNKGVKWWQNNLILFDSSWECLGHRHFFLSHTPDILSRLPGSRWPRQCVIGWFKKKNRYLLMVNTHFDFTSEVQQKSAGLVMKFLKRFPKGVPQIITGDFNTTPGSPAHRCFKSRGFGLVKEGESITTFHDFTGKKTGRHIDWILYRNGLSPVSEQVIQDSFNGLFPSDHYPVRADFAWML; encoded by the coding sequence ATGACAAAGATCTTTCCCATACCCTTTTCCGAAAAGGTCAAAAACAAAACCGATGAGCCGGTCACCGTGATGACGTTTAATCTCCGGTTCGGTTTGGCCAAGGACGGTGGTCCCCATGCCTGGGAACACCGGAAACCTCTGGTGTCAAAAATCCTGGAAACATACCCCAACGATTTTATCGGCTTCCAGGAGGTCAACCATTTCCAGGCCGAATTTTTGATCCGGTCACTGAGACACCACGATCACATTGGCTGGTACAACAAAGGGGTTAAATGGTGGCAGAACAACCTGATCCTTTTCGACTCGTCCTGGGAATGCCTGGGGCACCGTCACTTTTTCTTAAGCCACACCCCGGACATCCTCTCCCGGCTTCCCGGTTCCAGATGGCCCCGGCAGTGCGTCATTGGATGGTTTAAAAAGAAAAACCGGTATCTGCTCATGGTCAACACCCACTTTGATTTCACGTCCGAGGTCCAGCAAAAAAGCGCCGGCCTGGTTATGAAATTTCTTAAACGTTTTCCAAAGGGCGTGCCGCAGATCATCACCGGCGACTTTAACACCACCCCGGGTTCGCCTGCCCATCGGTGTTTTAAATCCCGGGGATTTGGTCTGGTCAAGGAAGGAGAATCCATCACCACCTTCCACGATTTTACCGGGAAAAAAACAGGGCGTCACATCGACTGGATACTATACAGGAACGGTCTGTCTCCCGTATCCGAACAGGTGATACAGGACTCCTTTAACGGTCTTTTCCCATCCGATCACTACCCGGTTCGAGCCGATTTTGCCTGGATGCTTTAA